One window from the genome of Eucalyptus grandis isolate ANBG69807.140 chromosome 7, ASM1654582v1, whole genome shotgun sequence encodes:
- the LOC104453057 gene encoding probable zinc metallopeptidase EGY3, chloroplastic — protein sequence MATVFITNPRCSPSLPLIKKSNVGHPFGQRARIPSSLSSRPSSSVRPLKSSAGDDRENEPASSSSVAAVSERPGREDADAEATETSGESEEEEREREKQQEMDWKSDEEFKRFMGNPSIEAAIKLEKKRADRKLKELDRESSDNPIVGLFNRIARDSLAKERERLEKAEEAFKALDLNKLRSCFGFDTFFATDVRRFGDGGIFIGNLRRPIDEVIPKLESKLSEAAGREVVVWFMEEKADDITKQACVVQPKAEMDLQFESTRLSTPWGYVSAVALCVTTFGTIALMSGFFLKPDATFDDYLSNVVPLFSGFISILGVSEIATRVTAARYGVKLSPSFLVPSNWTGCLGVMNNYESLLPNKKALFDIPVARTASAYLTSLAITIAAFVADGSFNGGDNALYIRPQFFFNNPLLSFIQFVIGPYTDDLGNVLPYAVEGVGVPVDPLAFAGLLGMVVTSLNLLPCGRLEGGRIAQAMFGRSTATLLSFATSLLLGIGGLSGSVLCLAWGLFATFFRGGEEIPAKDEITPLGDDRFAWGIILGLICFLTLFPNVGGTFSSSFFESPFFRSDF from the exons ATGGCGACCGTGTTCATCACCAACCCGCGGTGCTCCCCGTCGTTGCCTCTCATCAAGAAGAGCAACGTGGGACACCCATTTGGCCAGCGTGCCCGGATACCCTCTTCTCTCTCGTCCAGGCCCAGCTCCTCCGTGCGGCCGCTCAAGTCGTCCGCCGGAGACGACCGCGAGAACGAGCCCGCCAGCTCTTCTTCTGTAGCCGCGGTGTCCGAAAGGCCGGGGCGCGAGGATGCAGACGCGGAGGCGACCGAGACGTCGGGAgagagcgaggaggaggagagggagagggagaagcaGCAGGAAATGGACTGGAAGAGCGACGAGGAGTTCAAGAGGTTCATGGGCAATCCTTCCATAGAGGCCGCGATAAAGCTGGAAAAGAAGAGGGCTGACAGGAAGCTCAAGGAGCTGGACAGAGAGAGCAGCGACAACCCGATCGTGGGGCTGTTCAATCGGATCGCGCGAGATAGTTTGGccaaggagagggagagattggaGAAAGCTGAGGAGGCCTTCAAAGCTCTTGATCTTAATAAG TTGAGGAGCTGTTTTGGCTTCGATACGTTCTTTGCAACTGATGTTCGGAGGTTCGGAGATGGGGGCATTTTCATTGGTAATCTAAGGAGGCCCATTGACGAGGTCATTCCTAAACTGGAGAGCAAGCTGTCTGAGGCAGCAGGTCGGGAGGTAGTCGTGTGGTTCATGGAGGAGAAGGCAGATGACATTACTAAACAG GCTTGTGTGGTGCAACCAAAAGCAGAGATGGATCTGCAGTTTGAATCTACCAGGCTTAGCACTCCCTGGGGATATGTTAGCGCAGTAGCATTGTGCGTGACAACTTTTGGGACCATAGCTCTAATGAGCGGCTTCTTCCTCAAACCAGATGCTACTTTTGATGATTACCTCTCAAATGTTGTCCCTCTTTTCAGTGGTTTCATTTCCATTCTGGGAGTTTCTGAG ATAGCCACGAGAGTCACAGCAGCTCGATATGGTGTGAAACTGAGCCCGTCGTTTCTAGTCCCATCAAATTGGACGGGGTGCTTGGGAGTCATGAATAACTATGAGTCCCTGCTACCGAATAAAAAGGCACTTTTTGACATTCCGGTGGCCCGTACGGCCAGCGCTTATCTGACATCACTAGCAATCACAATTGCAGCATTTGTGGCTGACGGCAGCTTCAACGGTGGTGACAATGCACT ATATATAAGGCCACAGTTTTTCTTTAACAACCCATTGCTCTCTTTTATCCAATTCGTCATTGGACCTTATACCGATGACCTGGGTAATGTGTTGCCCTATGCTGTGGAAGGTGTTGGCGTTCCTGTCGATCCCCTTGCTTTTGCTGGACTTCTTG GCATGGTGGTGACTTCCCTAAACCTGTTGCCGTGCGGAAGACTCGAGGGAGGCCGCATCGCTCAAGCCATGTTCGGCAGAAGCACGGCCACTTTGCTATCCTTCGCCACTTCACTTTTACTCGGCATTGGAGGACTCAGCGGCAGCGTCCTGTGCCTAGCCTGGGGACTCTTCGCCACCTTCTTCCGGGGTGGAGAGGAAATACCTGCTAAGGATGAGATCACGCCCTTGGGAGACGATAGGTTTGCCTGGGGGATCATCCTCGGCCTCATCTGCTTCCTCACCCTCTTCCCCAACGTCGGAGGGACATTTTCGAGCTCATTCTTTGAGTCGCCGTTCTTCAGGAGTGACTTTTGA
- the LOC104453058 gene encoding pre-mRNA-processing protein 40A encodes MANDTQFSGFQPLQPPVVGSADPPRNFTQPAPVQPWPALPPQQPQQFVSTVPQHFQTPSHGTVLMNIGLPSAPLHPQFPPPVQHLAPRPGQPVQNVLPPPPPGPLPISQQNKPMASESLRPHQPSGLVSNNFMPAGSGLRAPLSSSYTFASHGGQQQGNFVSPRPPSLYHQMSQPQASGVPSGDQVNLPSESQNTTPVTGLPVTSEQPAVSAALALESSGQHNSSEVVQRIQTDWIEHTSPAGRKYYYNKKTKQSTWQKPFELMTVTERADASTDWKEFTSSDGRTYYYNKATKQSKWEMPAELKLAREEAKRKLAPGTQSESLPSSSTSLVPVNEPDGADISSSTSQGPTSSPVPAAPLNASGDTESAVVAESEEISVPVPTSTLVAVVLDTSMDDAEQTVVQQSNEVAADAIDDGTTPMIDSKKSTIQDVPWSAGVSVQDKEAKNIEVSAEGAETLVEEKLTNSEPSPYATKLEAKAAFNALLENANIGSDWTWERAMRIIINDKRYGALKTLGERKEAFNEFVGQRKKQDAEGRRFQQKKARDNFKQMLEECRELTSSSRWSKVVTLFEEDERFKAIERDKDRKDIFESFIVELEKKERERSLEERKKNMREYRQFLESCDFIKASSQWRKLQDRLEADERCSRLEKMDRLEIFQDYLHDLEKEEEEQRKIQKEEMRKAERKNRDEFRKLMEEHVAAGTLTAKTLWRDYYMMVKDLPAYMAVASNTAGSTPKDLFEDVAEELQKQYEEDKSQVDDAVKIRKISLTSTWTVEGLKASIADDIRGTPISDINFKLVFDDLLERARKKEERVVKKRKRLGDKFFDLLTTIREITPSSTWDECKQLVENSHEYSSIGDDIYCQDIFEEYITKLKDHETRKHKEEKAEREKKKRGKEGKRGKDRREKDRYDREEEESRDNGADSDREILSETRASYKKKKSGEDRERKRHRHIHRTSDCMDIAEAEHSEKYHRHNGDHKKATQHESTPESDSESRHRRHKRDRRNGSHRSGGYEEELEDGEFGEDVKK; translated from the exons ATGGCCAATGATACTCAATTTTCAGGTTTTCAG CCTCTACAGCCTCCTGTAGTTGGTTCTGCAGATCCTCCAAGGAATTTTACTCAGCCAGCGCCTGTTCAA CCTTGGCCAGCGCTTCCGCCTCAGCAACCACAGCAGTTTGTTTCAACAGTACCTCAACATTTTCAGACTCCTAGCCATGGTACCGTACTCATGAATATTGGATTGCCTTCTGCCCCTCTGCATCCCCAATTTCCTCCACCAGTTCAACATTTGGCTCCAAGGCCTGGGCAGCCAGTTCAGAAtgtccttcctcctcctcctccagggCCATTGCCTATTTCTCAGCAAAATAAACCCATGGCATCTGAGTCACTACGACCTCATCAGCCTAGTGGTCTTGTTTCGAATAACTTCATGCCTGCAGGGAGCGGCCTAAGAGCTCCTCTGTCATCATCATACACA TTTGCTTCTCATGGGGGACAGCAGCAAGGGAACTTTGTTTCTCCAAGGCCCCCTTCTCTCTACCATCAAATGTCTCAACCACAGGCTTCAGGAGTCCCAAGTGGGGATCAAGTCAATCTGCCATCTGAAAGCCAGAACACTACCCCTGTGACTGGGTTGCCAGTTACCAGTGAGCAGCCTGCAGTTTCTGCTGCACTAGCACTT GAGTCAAGCGGTCAGCATAACTCTTCTGAAGTTGTCCAAAGAATTCAAACTGATTGGATAGAGCATACATCTCCTGCAGGAAGAAA ATATTATTACaacaagaagacaaaacaaTCTACATGGCAGAAGCCCTTTGAGTTGATGACGGTAACTGAG CGTGCAGATGCTTCAACTGACTGGAAGGAATTTACAAGTTCTGACGGAAGGAC ATACTACTACAACAAGGCTACTAAGCAGTCTAAGTGGGAAATGCCTGCTGAACTGAAG TTGGCTCGTGAGGAAGCAAAGAGAAAATTGGCCCCAGGAACACAATCAGAGTCTTTACCTTCCTCTTCTACCTCATTGGTTCCAGTTAATGAACCTGATGGTGCAGATATATCATCTTCCACATCTCAAGGACCTACATCAAGCCCAGTTCCAGCAGCTCCTCTTAATGCCTCTGGGGACACAGAGTCAGCAGTGGTTGCTGAATCAGAAGAAATATCTGTCCCAGTGCCTACTTCAACGTTGGTGGCTGTTGTCTTGGATACATCCATGGATGATGCTGAGCAAACTGTTGTTCAACAGAGCAATGAAGTTGCTGCTGATGCAATTGATGATGGCACAACCCCAAT GATTGATTCCAAGAAGTCCACTATTCAGGATGTTCCCTGGTCAGCTGGAGTATCTGTTCAAGACAAA GAAGCCAAGAATATTGAAGTGAGTGCTGAAGGGGCAGAGACACTTGTTGAAGAGAAATTAACTAATAGTGAACCATCACCTTATGCCACTAAGCTG GAAGCTAAAGCTGCATTTAATGCACTTCTGGAGAATGCAAATATTGGTTCTGACTGGACTTGGGAGCGG GCAatgagaataataataaatgataaaagGTATGGTGCTTTAAAAACACTCGGAGAGAGGAAGGAAGCATTCAATGAG TTTGTTGGTCAAAGGAAAAAGCAGGATGCTGAGGGTAGACGCTTTCAACAGAAAAAAGCTAGGGATAATTTTAAGCAAATGTTAGAA GAATGCAGAGAGCTGACATCTTCTTCAAGATGGAG CAAAGTAGTGACATtgtttgaagaagatgaacgttTCAAAGCTATTGAAAGAGACAAAGACCGGAAGGATATATTTGAGAGCTTCATAGTTGAGCTGGAAAAGAAG gagagggagagatcttTGGAGGAGCGGAAGAAAAATATGAGGGAATACAGGCAGTTCTTGGAGTCTTGCGATTTTATTAAG GCAAGCAGTCAGTGGCGCAAACTACAAGATCGCTTGGAGGCTGATGAGAGATGTTCACGCCTGGAAAAGATGGATCGGTTAGAGATATTCCAG GATTATCTGCATGAtctagagaaagaagaggaggagcagAGGAAGATACAGAAG GAGGAAATGAGAAAGGCAGAACGCAAAAACCGTGATGAATTCCGCAAATTGATGGAAGAACATGTTGCTGCTGGCACTCTTACTGCTAAGACTCTTTGGCGTGATTACTACATGATG GTTAAAGATTTGCCAGCATATATGGCAGTTGCGTCAAATACGGCAGGTTCAACGCCAAAAGATTTGTTTGAAGATGTTGCCGAGGAACTACAGAAACAG TATGAGGAGGATAAATCTCAAGTAGATGATGCAGTAAAAATTAGAAAG ATCTCCTTAACATCAACCTGGACTGTTGAAGGCCTGAAAGCATCCATTGCAGATGATATTCGTGGCACACCCATATCAGATATTAATTttaaa TTAGTGTTCGATGACTTGCTGGAAAGAGCccggaagaaagaagagagagttgTTAAAAAGCGTAAACGACTGGGTGATAAGTTCTTCGATTTACTTACCACTATAAGG GAAATAACTCCATCTTCAACATGGGATGAGTGCAAACAATTGGTTGAAAATAGTCATGAGTACAG TTCAATTGGTGATGATATATATTGTCAGGACATTTTTGAAGAGTACATAACAAAATTGAAGGATCACGAAACAAGAAAACACAAGGAGGAAAAG gcagaaagggaaaagaagaagcggggaaaagaagggaaaagagggaaagatAGGAGAGAAAAAGATAGGTATGatagagaggaggaggaatcgaGGGACAATGGAGCAGACAGTGACCGAGAAATTTTGTCTGAGACTCGTGCATcttataagaagaaaaaatcaggTGAAGATCGTGAAAGAAAGCGACACAGGCATATTCATAGAACATCAGATTGTATGGACATTGCTGAGGCAGAGCATTCTGAAAAATATCACAGACACAATGGTGACCATAAGAAGGCCACACAG CATGAATCCACTCCAGAGTCTGACAGTGAAAGCCGCCATAGGAGACACAAGAGAGATCGCAGAAATGGTTCTCACAGAAGTGGTGGGTATGAGGAGGAACTTGAAGATGGGGAATTTGGCGAAGATGTAAAAAAGTAG